A single window of Paenibacillus sp. FSL H8-0537 DNA harbors:
- a CDS encoding alpha-mannosidase: protein MIRIQRFIQDIAERQWLEKVELPQWHMQKAKYIRPGEYVLDEQNVGVQNVNPLHSTHGTTYFLTKKAAIPQAWHQDAVGLIFEAGGEGLLKVNGAPYHGLDRNHWYVPLPVERVGNEPLLEIELYDPIPEPHDPLNRQAVIQPPIAGIRSALVRVNQPLQSLMYSVTVLAESLNALPGNDMKRNRLMGAIHSIMDLMYNEPKRWNEAEWVNGLEQSLAQKVQEEDSEGGRSGFMHLVGQSHIDIAWLWPVRETVRKSSRTFSTVCTLMDEYPDFIYSQSQPQLYVFVKEHYPELYERIKARIAEGRWELVGGMWVEPDLNIPSGESLVRQILYGQSFYKEEFGKRSNIEWLPDTFGYCASLPQMLKLADIPYFMTTKLNWNDTNAFPYDLFDWVGIDGTSVIAYLNHGVNEHTRPKDVDEHWKSYKQKDLHPQQMLLYGHGDGGGGVTNEMVEFAERSSFMVGQPVSKFSTAGAFFEGIGKSGQSLPKWHGDLYLELHRGTYTTHARNKRSNRKAEVLYREAELWGQFAGLASTVTEALDEGWKLILLNQFHDIIPGTSIPEAYVTSTEEYAKVVEIGTAALTRSLEAIANHAAPVGEGLPYVVFNSLGWERGEVVSLTCSAEMNGLSVVDVNGEQLACDVLRSGDVQTVSVYVPSIPAFGYTTIWLRASKHTDGVEDRQADEAFPDVWETDYYTLAFNDVGEITRWYDKSAQREWLKPGDKANELQFFHDKPTYWDAWDIDPRFESQRAGSVQLISKEVVLRGSTKDVLRFRWRLNDSEISQDMILYRHQRRVDFQTKVSWAESHKLLKVAFPVDLIAAKATYEIPFGALERPTHNNTSWEQAQFEVCGHRWADISEGNGGLSVLNDCKYGYDIKDQTIRLSLLRAPKWPDEYADQGEHEFTYSVLPHQEDWRGAKVVRHAMELNHPVMTVAGKSNTGLHPVQVEHPAVPALPVRHTWLSFESEHVILDTIKASEDGTGTILRFYESSGGRETVRIQWLEGEMKATVVNLLEDELGQLPCEQGAFQLTFKPFEIKTLKLVYKAMAKGILERDQQTSSTGGQ, encoded by the coding sequence ATGATTCGAATTCAGCGGTTCATACAGGATATCGCTGAGCGGCAGTGGCTGGAGAAGGTAGAGCTCCCGCAGTGGCATATGCAAAAGGCGAAATATATCCGTCCCGGCGAATACGTGCTTGATGAGCAAAATGTCGGTGTGCAAAATGTGAATCCTCTTCACAGTACGCATGGCACCACCTATTTTTTAACGAAAAAAGCAGCTATACCGCAGGCTTGGCATCAAGACGCGGTTGGTCTCATTTTCGAAGCGGGCGGGGAAGGGCTGTTGAAGGTGAACGGGGCTCCGTATCACGGACTCGACCGGAATCACTGGTATGTGCCGCTTCCGGTGGAGCGAGTAGGGAACGAGCCGCTGCTGGAAATCGAATTGTATGATCCGATTCCCGAGCCGCATGATCCGCTGAACCGCCAGGCGGTCATTCAGCCGCCAATCGCGGGCATCCGCTCGGCACTTGTTCGAGTGAATCAGCCGCTGCAAAGCTTGATGTACAGCGTAACGGTGCTGGCGGAGTCGTTGAACGCGCTGCCGGGGAACGATATGAAGCGAAATCGCCTTATGGGAGCGATTCATAGCATTATGGACCTTATGTATAACGAGCCGAAGCGTTGGAATGAGGCGGAGTGGGTGAACGGTCTGGAGCAATCGCTTGCCCAGAAGGTGCAGGAGGAAGATTCGGAGGGCGGCCGCAGTGGCTTTATGCATTTGGTCGGACAATCGCATATCGACATTGCTTGGCTGTGGCCTGTCCGCGAAACGGTCCGTAAGTCCAGCCGCACATTTTCGACGGTATGTACACTAATGGATGAATATCCTGACTTTATCTATTCGCAGAGCCAGCCGCAGCTTTATGTCTTTGTGAAGGAGCATTATCCGGAATTGTATGAGCGGATTAAGGCGCGAATTGCCGAAGGGCGCTGGGAGCTGGTCGGCGGCATGTGGGTCGAGCCGGATTTGAACATTCCGAGCGGCGAGTCGCTGGTGCGGCAGATTTTGTACGGCCAAAGCTTCTATAAGGAGGAGTTCGGCAAACGCTCCAACATCGAGTGGCTTCCTGATACGTTTGGCTACTGCGCGTCGCTGCCGCAAATGCTGAAGCTGGCGGATATCCCGTATTTTATGACGACGAAGCTCAATTGGAATGACACTAATGCGTTCCCTTACGATCTGTTTGATTGGGTGGGCATCGATGGCACCTCCGTCATTGCCTATTTGAACCATGGGGTAAATGAGCATACCCGTCCCAAGGATGTCGATGAACACTGGAAATCATACAAACAGAAGGATTTGCATCCCCAGCAAATGCTGCTTTACGGGCATGGGGACGGTGGCGGCGGCGTGACGAACGAAATGGTCGAGTTTGCCGAGCGGTCCTCCTTTATGGTCGGACAGCCTGTAAGCAAGTTCAGCACGGCCGGGGCTTTTTTTGAAGGAATCGGAAAAAGCGGGCAATCGCTGCCTAAGTGGCATGGCGATTTATATTTGGAGCTTCATCGCGGCACCTACACGACACATGCCAGAAATAAGCGAAGCAACCGCAAGGCGGAAGTGCTGTACCGCGAAGCGGAGCTGTGGGGGCAGTTCGCTGGGCTGGCGAGCACAGTGACTGAGGCTCTCGATGAAGGCTGGAAGCTGATTTTGCTGAATCAATTCCATGATATTATCCCGGGAACGTCTATTCCAGAAGCGTATGTGACGTCTACTGAGGAATATGCAAAGGTGGTGGAGATCGGGACGGCTGCGCTCACCCGCTCGCTTGAGGCCATTGCGAACCATGCAGCGCCAGTTGGGGAAGGTCTGCCTTACGTCGTGTTCAACAGCTTGGGCTGGGAACGCGGAGAGGTTGTCAGCTTGACATGCAGCGCTGAAATGAACGGCCTATCCGTTGTTGATGTAAACGGGGAGCAGCTGGCTTGCGATGTCTTGCGGAGTGGGGACGTCCAGACGGTATCCGTATACGTTCCGTCTATCCCGGCCTTCGGCTATACGACGATATGGCTGCGTGCGTCAAAGCATACGGATGGCGTTGAGGATAGGCAAGCGGATGAAGCTTTTCCTGACGTTTGGGAGACGGATTATTACACGCTTGCATTTAATGACGTGGGAGAGATTACCCGCTGGTATGACAAGTCTGCGCAGCGCGAGTGGCTGAAGCCAGGCGATAAGGCGAATGAGCTGCAATTTTTTCATGATAAACCGACCTATTGGGATGCATGGGATATTGATCCGCGCTTTGAATCGCAGCGTGCCGGTTCTGTGCAGCTGATCTCGAAAGAAGTCGTGCTGCGAGGGAGCACCAAGGATGTGCTTCGCTTCCGCTGGAGGCTGAATGATTCGGAAATTAGCCAGGATATGATTTTGTATCGCCATCAGCGCCGTGTTGATTTTCAGACGAAGGTAAGCTGGGCAGAGAGCCATAAATTGCTCAAGGTGGCGTTCCCGGTTGATCTAATTGCTGCAAAAGCCACGTATGAAATTCCTTTCGGTGCATTGGAACGGCCGACGCATAACAATACGAGCTGGGAGCAGGCGCAATTTGAAGTGTGCGGGCATCGCTGGGCCGATATTTCTGAGGGCAACGGCGGCTTGAGTGTGCTGAACGACTGCAAGTATGGATACGACATTAAGGACCAAACCATTCGCTTATCGCTGCTGCGCGCGCCGAAATGGCCGGACGAATATGCAGATCAAGGCGAGCATGAGTTCACTTATTCGGTCTTGCCTCATCAGGAGGATTGGCGGGGAGCCAAGGTTGTTCGGCATGCAATGGAATTGAATCATCCCGTCATGACGGTTGCGGGCAAGTCGAATACAGGTTTACACCCCGTGCAGGTAGAGCATCCAGCGGTTCCTGCACTTCCCGTACGGCATACATGGCTGAGCTTTGAAAGTGAGCATGTCATTTTGGATACGATTAAAGCTTCCGAGGATGGGACTGGCACCATACTGCGGTTTTATGAGTCATCAGGTGGAAGAGAGACGGTGCGAATTCAGTGGCTAGAGGGGGAAATGAAGGCGACTGTCGTAAATCTGCTTGAGGATGAATTAGGGCAGCTGCCCTGTGAGCAGGGAGCATTCCAGCTAACGTTTAAGCCTTTTGAGATCAAGACGCTGAAGCTGGTTTATAAGGCGATGGCAAAGGGGATTTTGGAGCGGGATCAACAGACCAGTTCAACAGGAGGTCAATAA
- a CDS encoding sugar phosphate isomerase/epimerase family protein, which produces MKLTNKIGVIVDSFGLGVREGLVKAKEVGAEGVQIYAVKGEMDPENLSIAARKELRSYIESLGLEISALVGDLGGHGFGVEADNRWKVEKSKRIVDLALDLGTTIVTTHIGIVPHDTSSVAFHTMHTACEELGQYAKSVGAYFAIETGPETAADLKAFLDTLSTNGVSVNFDPANMVMVTGDDPVQGVHLLKDYIVHTHVKDGIRLKAVDPRDVYGAVGYAPMDHEKIAEMVSSGLYFREVPLGEGGVDFNRYFQALQDIGYNGYLTIEREVGTQPEADIRKAVDFIANYK; this is translated from the coding sequence ATGAAATTAACGAATAAAATAGGCGTAATTGTCGACAGCTTTGGGCTAGGCGTACGCGAGGGGCTGGTGAAAGCGAAGGAAGTCGGAGCGGAAGGCGTACAGATTTATGCGGTGAAGGGGGAAATGGACCCGGAGAATTTATCGATTGCTGCCCGCAAGGAGCTAAGAAGCTACATAGAATCGCTCGGACTGGAAATATCAGCGTTGGTTGGCGATTTAGGCGGTCATGGCTTCGGAGTCGAGGCGGATAATCGCTGGAAAGTGGAAAAGTCAAAGCGTATCGTCGATCTGGCACTGGATCTCGGCACGACAATTGTAACGACGCATATCGGCATTGTTCCACACGATACGTCCTCTGTAGCATTTCATACGATGCATACGGCTTGCGAGGAGCTTGGCCAATATGCGAAAAGCGTCGGAGCCTACTTCGCCATTGAGACGGGCCCCGAAACAGCCGCAGATTTAAAAGCTTTTCTCGACACGTTATCGACGAATGGCGTATCGGTTAATTTTGACCCGGCAAATATGGTTATGGTCACGGGCGATGATCCGGTGCAGGGTGTACATCTATTGAAGGATTATATCGTCCATACCCATGTGAAGGATGGCATTCGCCTTAAGGCGGTTGATCCAAGAGACGTATATGGGGCAGTTGGATACGCACCTATGGATCATGAGAAAATCGCCGAAATGGTTTCCTCTGGCTTGTATTTTCGCGAGGTTCCGCTTGGAGAGGGCGGAGTCGATTTTAATCGCTATTTTCAGGCGCTGCAGGATATTGGGTATAACGGTTATTTGACGATTGAGCGTGAGGTAGGTACGCAGCCGGAGGCGGATATTCGTAAAGCGGTTGATTTTATTGCAAATTATAAATGA